Proteins encoded together in one Deinococcus irradiatisoli window:
- the nuoG gene encoding NADH-quinone oxidoreductase subunit NuoG, which produces MKVTVDGFELELPAGTSAIDAVFQAGKDVPYFCAHPYLSPVGACRMCLIESGSPRKNPDGSFIMEGEGEAATPKIFWFPKPMAACTMLATEGMHIRTAATSEVVSKSQAGMMEFTLLNHPLDCPTCDKGGACELQDRAFEYGYGASRFGFDRRHAEKHYPLSDYVILDQERCIHCKRCVRYFEEVPGQEVLDFIERGGHTFIDTAEGGLPTGFQGNITDICPVGALLDNVARFRGRNWEYDHTPTTCTLCPVGCSITVDARNGRLERIVAHENREVNEAWICDAGRFGHVFASEQRLTTPLVRDEDGQLRAASWDEAVEAIRQGMAGLDARDLALYLNADSTLEEGIAAEAFAGLTGLASIDHWPRQPGYGGNDPASTPSLSEVAQADAVVVLGADLGEEAPVLELRILEMLRGGLLPAEFHHGTAIADLRLVERPARKRERLAVLSSQPSRLGAQAGISASVEASAALAGLTGSSDHPQVKAAAELLSGAERPILILGAEALAALSGAARSALQAFTQRSGTRVLALPAGANARGLASLNLVPRSGGLRYDQLAQARVALVSRLDPYGSDEAQLPAQAPHRQFLIVHDSHLTATAQRADVVLPAVTNYEKRGTTVNLEGRLLPLRPAAIHSGEAGDLIRALGIVAEALEVRTSVRGIRSAQTLLSERLGLNVAELPVNGVRAALGMRYEAPAANYTPRLWKEGMKRTDAPHQTMIELPVISAAPLPGGDD; this is translated from the coding sequence ATGAAAGTCACTGTAGACGGCTTCGAGCTCGAGCTGCCGGCGGGAACCTCCGCCATCGACGCGGTGTTCCAGGCCGGCAAGGACGTGCCGTATTTCTGCGCCCACCCGTACCTCTCGCCCGTCGGCGCCTGCCGGATGTGCCTGATCGAGTCCGGCAGCCCGCGCAAGAACCCCGACGGCAGCTTCATCATGGAAGGCGAGGGCGAAGCGGCCACCCCAAAGATCTTCTGGTTTCCCAAGCCGATGGCCGCCTGCACCATGCTGGCGACCGAGGGCATGCACATCCGCACGGCGGCGACCAGCGAGGTGGTTAGCAAGTCACAGGCCGGGATGATGGAATTCACCCTGCTCAACCACCCGCTCGACTGCCCCACCTGCGACAAGGGCGGGGCGTGCGAACTGCAGGACCGGGCTTTCGAGTACGGCTACGGCGCCTCGCGCTTCGGTTTCGACCGCCGCCACGCCGAGAAGCACTACCCCCTCTCCGACTACGTGATTCTCGATCAGGAGCGCTGCATTCACTGCAAACGCTGCGTGCGCTACTTCGAGGAAGTGCCGGGCCAGGAAGTGCTCGACTTTATCGAGCGCGGCGGCCACACCTTCATCGACACCGCCGAGGGCGGCCTGCCCACCGGCTTTCAGGGCAACATCACCGATATCTGCCCCGTGGGCGCGCTGCTCGACAACGTGGCCCGCTTCCGGGGCCGCAACTGGGAATACGACCACACGCCCACCACCTGCACCCTGTGTCCGGTGGGCTGCTCGATCACGGTGGACGCCCGCAACGGCCGCCTCGAGCGCATCGTGGCCCACGAGAACCGCGAGGTGAACGAGGCCTGGATCTGCGACGCCGGCCGCTTCGGGCACGTCTTCGCCTCCGAGCAGCGCCTGACCACGCCGCTGGTCCGTGACGAGGACGGTCAGCTCCGCGCCGCCAGCTGGGACGAAGCGGTAGAGGCGATTCGGCAGGGTATGGCGGGCCTCGACGCCCGCGACCTGGCACTGTACCTGAACGCCGACTCCACGCTGGAGGAAGGCATCGCCGCCGAAGCCTTCGCGGGCCTCACCGGCCTTGCCAGCATCGACCACTGGCCCCGGCAACCCGGCTACGGCGGCAACGACCCGGCCAGCACCCCCAGCCTCAGCGAAGTCGCGCAGGCCGACGCGGTGGTGGTGCTGGGCGCCGACCTGGGCGAGGAAGCCCCGGTGCTCGAACTGCGCATCCTGGAAATGCTGCGCGGCGGCCTGCTACCGGCCGAGTTTCACCACGGCACCGCCATCGCCGATCTGAGGCTGGTCGAGCGCCCGGCCAGGAAGCGCGAGCGGCTGGCGGTGCTGTCGTCTCAGCCCAGCCGCCTGGGCGCCCAGGCGGGCATCAGTGCTTCGGTGGAGGCCAGCGCGGCCCTGGCGGGCCTGACCGGCAGCAGCGACCACCCGCAGGTGAAAGCCGCCGCAGAGCTGCTCTCCGGCGCCGAGCGCCCCATCCTGATTCTGGGGGCCGAAGCGCTCGCGGCGCTCAGCGGCGCGGCCCGCAGCGCCCTGCAAGCCTTCACCCAGCGCAGCGGTACCCGCGTGCTGGCCCTGCCGGCCGGGGCCAACGCGCGCGGCCTAGCGTCGCTGAACCTCGTGCCGCGTTCCGGCGGCCTGCGCTACGACCAGCTGGCCCAGGCGCGGGTGGCCCTGGTCAGCCGCCTCGATCCGTACGGATCAGATGAGGCCCAGCTGCCTGCCCAGGCCCCGCACCGGCAGTTCCTGATCGTCCACGACAGCCATCTCACCGCCACCGCCCAGCGGGCCGACGTGGTGCTGCCGGCCGTCACCAACTACGAGAAGCGCGGCACGACCGTCAACCTGGAGGGCCGTCTGCTGCCGCTGCGCCCGGCGGCCATCCACAGCGGCGAGGCCGGCGACCTGATCCGGGCGCTGGGCATCGTGGCCGAGGCGCTGGAGGTCCGCACCAGCGTGCGCGGCATCCGCAGCGCCCAGACCCTGCTCTCCGAGCGGCTGGGGCTCAACGTGGCCGAGTTGCCGGTGAACGGCGTGCGCGCGGCGCTGGGCATGCGTTACGAAGCGCCCGCCGCCAACTACACGCCCCGGCTCTGGAAGGAAGGCATGAAACGCACCGACGCCCCGCACCAAACCATGATCGAACTTCCGGTGATTTCCGCCGCGCCCCTGCCGGGCGGTGACGACTGA
- the nuoH gene encoding NADH-quinone oxidoreductase subunit NuoH, with protein MPDTAWWLDLLWTVVKGVLVAFALLTTFAYMTLVERRLLARMQIRWGPNRVGPMGLLQPLADAIKSIFKEDLRITKADQLVYTLAPLVAITCALSAFGGIPAGPAGSFFGLDPWVYNLDVGVIGLLAITSMGVYGIFLGGWASGSKYPLLGGLRSSAQMISYELGMGLSILGLLMLVGSSSFQGIVLWQGLHGWAILFQALAFATFLVSSFAEVNRTPFDLPEAEQELVAGYLTEFSAIKWALFQMAEYVNMITASALMSTLFFGGYKGPGFLDGLIPGISDWPFIWLILKIAFFLFVFIWVRATLPRLRYDQLMRFGWKLLFPVALVNTLVTGFYLSYFRGAGLWPLGVLSVLGVVLLFVLSDRARTLWNTPTHRPEAARRSLGGD; from the coding sequence ATGCCCGACACCGCCTGGTGGCTCGACCTGCTCTGGACGGTGGTGAAGGGGGTGCTGGTGGCCTTCGCGCTGCTGACCACCTTCGCCTACATGACCCTGGTCGAGCGCCGCCTGCTGGCCCGCATGCAGATTCGCTGGGGCCCCAACCGGGTGGGGCCGATGGGCCTGCTGCAACCGCTGGCCGACGCCATCAAAAGCATCTTCAAGGAAGACCTGCGCATCACCAAGGCCGACCAGCTGGTCTACACCCTGGCGCCGCTGGTCGCCATCACCTGCGCCCTGAGCGCCTTCGGCGGCATTCCGGCCGGGCCGGCGGGGAGCTTTTTCGGCCTCGATCCCTGGGTCTACAACCTCGATGTGGGCGTCATCGGTCTGCTGGCGATCACCAGCATGGGCGTCTACGGCATCTTCCTGGGCGGCTGGGCCTCGGGGTCAAAGTACCCGCTGCTCGGCGGCCTGAGAAGTTCGGCGCAGATGATCTCCTACGAACTCGGCATGGGCCTCTCGATTCTGGGCCTGCTGATGCTGGTGGGCAGCAGCTCGTTTCAGGGCATCGTGCTGTGGCAGGGGTTGCACGGCTGGGCGATTTTGTTTCAGGCGCTGGCCTTCGCCACCTTCCTGGTCAGCAGCTTCGCCGAAGTCAACCGCACGCCCTTCGATTTGCCGGAAGCCGAGCAGGAACTGGTGGCCGGCTACCTCACCGAGTTCTCGGCCATCAAGTGGGCGCTGTTTCAGATGGCCGAGTACGTCAACATGATCACCGCCTCGGCGCTGATGAGCACGCTGTTTTTCGGCGGCTACAAGGGACCGGGGTTTCTCGACGGCCTGATTCCCGGCATCTCCGACTGGCCGTTCATCTGGCTGATTCTCAAGATCGCCTTCTTCCTGTTCGTGTTCATCTGGGTGCGCGCCACGCTGCCCCGGCTGCGCTACGACCAGCTGATGCGCTTCGGCTGGAAGTTGCTGTTCCCGGTGGCGCTCGTCAACACGCTCGTCACCGGCTTCTACCTTTCGTACTTCCGCGGCGCGGGGCTATGGCCGCTGGGGGTGCTGAGCGTGCTGGGCGTCGTGCTCCTGTTTGTGCTGAGTGACCGCGCCCGCACGCTCTGGAACACCCCGACCCACCGCCCCGAAGCGGCCCGCCGTTCGCTGGGAGGCGACTGA
- the nuoI gene encoding NADH-quinone oxidoreductase subunit NuoI, which translates to MGVLELAKGMGVTLGKMFTKPVTVSYPEQRASIKPRFRGRHILTRHPGTGLEKCIGCSLCAAACPAYAIYVEAAENDPAHPVSPGERYASVYEINMLRCIFCGMCEEACPTGAVVLGNEFEMADYRYRDFVYAKEDMLVGVDGSIPQRREAARKHQPVRTGFKVEGGPRAELEGVKYPT; encoded by the coding sequence ATGGGCGTACTTGAACTCGCCAAGGGCATGGGCGTCACGCTGGGCAAGATGTTTACCAAACCCGTCACCGTCAGCTATCCCGAGCAGCGGGCCAGCATCAAGCCGCGCTTCCGGGGCCGCCACATCCTGACCCGTCACCCCGGCACCGGCCTGGAGAAATGCATCGGCTGCTCGCTGTGTGCCGCCGCCTGCCCGGCCTACGCCATCTACGTGGAGGCCGCCGAGAACGACCCGGCCCATCCGGTCTCGCCCGGCGAGCGCTACGCCAGCGTCTATGAAATCAACATGCTGCGCTGCATCTTCTGCGGCATGTGCGAGGAAGCCTGCCCCACCGGCGCGGTGGTGCTGGGCAACGAATTCGAGATGGCCGATTACCGCTACCGCGATTTCGTGTACGCCAAGGAAGACATGCTCGTCGGCGTGGACGGCTCGATTCCGCAGCGGCGGGAAGCGGCGCGCAAGCACCAGCCCGTCCGCACCGGTTTCAAGGTCGAGGGCGGCCCCCGCGCCGAGCTGGAAGGAGTCAAGTACCCCACATGA
- a CDS encoding NADH-quinone oxidoreductase subunit J family protein — MITFLVLSVLVIAGGILTIAARNAVHASLGLVGTLLSVAGIYATLSASFLAATQVIVYAGAVMVLFLFVIMLLDANRPVEGHNPLPFIAPLAGIGGALLAGAFAVLAFTYKAPLPLAESTLALKNGAPGPVGETLLTKFLLPFEAVSILLLVAVVGSVALVQRPAAQREPVRESVPAPLEGEVA, encoded by the coding sequence ATGATCACGTTTCTCGTTCTCAGCGTGCTGGTCATCGCCGGCGGCATCCTGACCATCGCGGCGCGCAACGCAGTTCACGCCTCGCTGGGCCTGGTCGGCACCCTGCTGAGCGTGGCGGGCATCTACGCCACCCTCAGCGCCTCGTTCCTGGCCGCCACCCAGGTGATCGTCTACGCCGGCGCCGTGATGGTGCTGTTTCTTTTCGTGATCATGCTGCTCGACGCCAACCGTCCGGTGGAGGGCCACAACCCCCTGCCGTTCATCGCGCCGCTGGCGGGCATCGGCGGGGCGCTGCTGGCCGGGGCCTTCGCGGTGCTGGCTTTTACCTACAAAGCGCCGCTGCCGCTCGCCGAGAGCACCCTGGCCCTGAAAAACGGCGCGCCGGGGCCGGTGGGCGAGACCCTGCTGACCAAGTTCCTGCTGCCGTTCGAGGCGGTCAGCATTCTGCTGCTGGTGGCGGTAGTGGGCTCGGTGGCCCTGGTGCAGCGTCCGGCCGCCCAGCGCGAGCCGGTGCGCGAAAGCGTGCCCGCCCCGCTCGAAGGCGAGGTGGCGTAA
- the nuoK gene encoding NADH-quinone oxidoreductase subunit NuoK → MIGVLTRRTAVLVFLSVELMLNAANLSLVAFARAWGDLTGQTAVFIVMTLAAAEVAIGLAIIVAIFRKRETTNVDDLASLKG, encoded by the coding sequence ATGATCGGCGTGCTGACCCGGCGCACTGCCGTGCTGGTGTTCCTGTCGGTCGAGCTGATGCTCAACGCCGCCAACCTCTCGCTGGTGGCCTTTGCCCGCGCCTGGGGCGACCTCACCGGACAGACCGCCGTGTTCATCGTGATGACGCTGGCCGCCGCCGAGGTGGCGATCGGGCTGGCGATCATCGTGGCGATTTTCCGCAAACGCGAAACCACCAACGTGGACGATCTGGCGTCCCTGAAAGGTTGA
- the nuoL gene encoding NADH-quinone oxidoreductase subunit L: MPLYWLPLLPLIGFALLILGGRWFGGTSGGWLGSGVVGAAFVVAALRFAGLDTPAHETLWTWLPNMALGNGGVAANLRVGFYLDQLSSVMTLVITGVGFLIHVYSISYMREDARFTRFFAFLNFFVAMMLILVLADSYPLMFVGWEGVGMASYLLIGFWFAGHQDHSAAEGVNNSNAARKAFIMNRIGDLGFMLGMFLIYKVFGTLVIPELADQQGTLAATARALPELICLFLLVGAVGKSGQLPLTTWLPDAMAGPTPVSALIHAATMVTAGVYLIARSHFFYDLAPGASLWVAWAGGLTALYGALSALNQTDIKKILAYSTVSQLGYMFLAVGLHSYTAAIFHLVTHAFFKALLFLAAGAVIHALHEEQDVRKMGGLAKPMPFTHIVSAIGVLAISGIPIFAGFFSKDGILASAFAQNLPLYFIGLFVAFLTAFYMGRWYFLVWRGEYRGGPQLYPHDGDALMGLPLGILAALATLGGFLNVPTFLRGGHALDNYLGRVLPVEAHEMAVSTEWWTTLLAIAVALAGLGWAYLRHNRRALDVGPLGAASTQALYLDRLYTSVFGNGSKALARGLDLVDNSVDGAMTGIAANVGAPGWLVTIWQSGFVRAYALSMLLGTALIVGYWALKAIGGGL; encoded by the coding sequence ATGCCCCTTTACTGGTTGCCCCTGCTGCCGCTGATCGGCTTCGCGCTTCTCATTCTCGGTGGCCGCTGGTTCGGCGGCACGTCTGGCGGCTGGCTCGGTTCCGGCGTGGTCGGCGCGGCCTTCGTCGTCGCCGCGCTCCGCTTCGCGGGCCTGGACACCCCGGCGCACGAAACGCTGTGGACCTGGCTGCCCAACATGGCGCTCGGCAACGGCGGCGTCGCCGCCAACCTGCGCGTCGGCTTCTACCTCGACCAGCTTTCCTCGGTGATGACGCTGGTGATCACCGGGGTGGGCTTTCTGATTCACGTCTACTCGATCAGCTACATGCGCGAGGACGCCCGCTTCACCCGCTTCTTCGCCTTCCTGAACTTCTTCGTGGCGATGATGCTGATTCTGGTGCTGGCCGATTCCTACCCACTGATGTTCGTCGGCTGGGAAGGGGTGGGCATGGCGAGCTACCTCCTGATCGGCTTCTGGTTCGCCGGCCACCAGGACCACAGCGCCGCCGAGGGCGTCAACAACTCCAACGCCGCCCGCAAGGCCTTCATCATGAACCGCATCGGCGACCTCGGGTTCATGCTGGGCATGTTCCTGATCTACAAGGTGTTCGGCACGCTGGTGATTCCCGAACTGGCCGACCAGCAAGGCACCCTGGCCGCCACCGCCCGCGCCCTGCCGGAACTCATCTGCCTCTTCCTCTTGGTCGGCGCGGTGGGCAAGAGCGGTCAGCTGCCACTCACCACCTGGCTGCCCGACGCGATGGCCGGTCCCACGCCGGTCTCGGCCCTCATTCACGCGGCGACGATGGTCACGGCGGGCGTGTACCTGATCGCCCGCAGCCACTTCTTCTACGATCTGGCGCCCGGCGCCTCGCTGTGGGTGGCCTGGGCCGGCGGCCTCACGGCCCTCTACGGCGCGCTCTCGGCGCTGAACCAGACCGACATCAAGAAGATTCTGGCCTACTCCACCGTGTCGCAGCTCGGCTACATGTTCCTGGCGGTGGGGCTGCACAGCTACACGGCGGCGATTTTCCATCTGGTGACGCACGCTTTCTTCAAGGCGCTGCTGTTCCTGGCGGCCGGCGCGGTGATTCACGCGCTGCACGAGGAGCAGGACGTGCGCAAGATGGGCGGCCTCGCCAAGCCCATGCCGTTTACCCACATCGTCAGCGCCATCGGCGTGCTGGCGATCAGCGGCATCCCGATCTTCGCGGGCTTCTTTTCCAAGGACGGCATCCTGGCCTCGGCCTTCGCGCAGAACCTGCCACTGTACTTCATCGGTTTGTTCGTGGCGTTCCTGACCGCCTTCTACATGGGCCGCTGGTATTTCCTGGTGTGGCGCGGTGAGTACCGGGGCGGGCCGCAGCTCTACCCACACGACGGCGACGCCCTGATGGGCCTGCCGCTGGGCATCCTGGCGGCGCTCGCCACGCTGGGCGGCTTTCTGAACGTGCCGACCTTTCTGCGCGGCGGGCACGCCCTCGACAATTACCTGGGCCGGGTGCTGCCGGTCGAGGCTCACGAAATGGCCGTGAGCACCGAGTGGTGGACCACCCTGCTGGCGATAGCGGTGGCGCTGGCCGGCCTCGGCTGGGCCTATCTGCGCCACAACCGCCGGGCGCTGGATGTCGGGCCGCTGGGCGCGGCCAGCACCCAGGCGCTGTACCTCGACCGCCTGTATACCAGCGTGTTCGGCAACGGCAGCAAGGCGTTGGCGCGTGGCCTCGACCTCGTGGACAACAGCGTGGACGGCGCCATGACCGGCATCGCCGCCAACGTCGGCGCGCCGGGCTGGCTCGTCACCATCTGGCAAAGCGGCTTCGTGCGGGCTTACGCCCTGAGCATGCTGCTCGGCACCGCCCTGATCGTCGGGTACTGGGCCCTGAAGGCCATCGGAGGCGGCCTGTGA
- a CDS encoding NADH-quinone oxidoreductase subunit M, whose translation MIHFFIFLPVLASLLIFLVPVRWREEFAGAAAGLTLAGGLWSWSVGGLSAYRIDWIPALGVTYSVQMDGVSLLLGIVTAFMTLIAVIYAGKRIPNPGTMLSLILMMETGLLGIYAARDLVLFYVFFEDALIPALLMLAIYGKTHRMAALIKFAAYTLFGSLLMLISIIALKYYGGSPTFALSDLQANPVTGPVQTWLFLGFLAAMAVKLPLFPLHAWLPDFHAQNHDSGVADVMGTLYKVGAYGLFRFSVVLFPDAMLELRPILMGLAAFTALYAAWIAFSQSDWKRLLAYAGLSHMGLVGLGIFSLNETAMIGGLFLLAFQNVYTGALFLAAGMLQERVGSLSTKVGGVMTQAGVLSGMTMTLWFASIAVPGLAGFIGEFSILLGAYQISPWLAFLAGLSTIAAAAYALTAYQTTYWQVRPAGAVLVHDLRDLDWLILGAPLAVAIFFGVYSGPALALVQPVVRAWMSGLGGGL comes from the coding sequence GTGATTCACTTCTTCATCTTTTTGCCGGTGCTGGCGAGCCTCTTGATTTTCCTGGTGCCGGTGCGCTGGCGCGAGGAATTCGCCGGCGCGGCGGCGGGCCTGACCCTGGCCGGCGGCTTGTGGTCGTGGTCGGTGGGCGGCCTCTCGGCCTACCGCATCGACTGGATTCCGGCGCTGGGCGTCACCTACAGCGTCCAGATGGACGGGGTCAGCCTGCTGCTGGGCATCGTCACCGCCTTCATGACCCTGATCGCCGTGATCTACGCCGGCAAGCGCATTCCCAACCCCGGCACCATGCTCTCGCTGATTCTGATGATGGAAACCGGGCTGCTGGGCATCTACGCCGCGCGCGACCTGGTGCTGTTCTACGTTTTCTTCGAGGACGCGCTGATTCCGGCGCTGCTGATGCTGGCGATCTACGGCAAGACGCACCGCATGGCCGCACTGATCAAGTTCGCCGCGTATACGCTGTTCGGCAGCCTGCTGATGCTGATCTCGATCATCGCGCTCAAGTACTACGGTGGCAGCCCTACCTTCGCCCTGAGTGACCTTCAGGCCAATCCGGTGACTGGCCCGGTTCAGACCTGGCTGTTCCTGGGCTTCCTGGCGGCGATGGCCGTCAAGTTGCCGCTCTTTCCGCTGCACGCCTGGCTGCCGGATTTCCACGCCCAGAACCACGACAGCGGCGTGGCCGACGTGATGGGCACCTTATATAAGGTCGGCGCCTACGGCCTCTTCCGCTTCAGCGTGGTGCTGTTTCCCGACGCCATGCTGGAACTGCGCCCCATCCTGATGGGGCTGGCGGCCTTCACCGCCCTCTACGCCGCCTGGATCGCCTTCTCGCAGAGCGACTGGAAGCGGCTGCTGGCCTACGCGGGGCTCTCGCACATGGGGCTGGTGGGCCTGGGCATCTTCTCGCTCAACGAAACGGCCATGATCGGCGGGCTGTTCCTGCTGGCCTTCCAGAACGTGTATACCGGCGCGCTGTTCCTCGCCGCCGGGATGCTTCAGGAGCGGGTGGGCAGCCTCAGCACCAAAGTCGGCGGCGTGATGACGCAGGCCGGCGTGCTCAGCGGCATGACCATGACGCTCTGGTTCGCCTCGATCGCCGTGCCGGGACTGGCCGGGTTCATCGGTGAATTCAGCATTCTGCTGGGCGCCTACCAGATCTCGCCCTGGCTGGCGTTCCTGGCCGGGCTCTCGACCATCGCCGCCGCCGCCTACGCCCTGACCGCCTACCAGACGACCTACTGGCAGGTGCGCCCCGCCGGAGCGGTGCTGGTGCACGATTTGCGCGACCTCGACTGGCTGATTCTCGGCGCGCCGCTGGCGGTCGCCATCTTCTTCGGGGTCTACAGTGGCCCGGCGCTGGCCCTGGTCCAGCCGGTGGTGCGGGCCTGGATGAGCGGCCTGGGAGGCGGACTGTGA
- a CDS encoding NADH-quinone oxidoreductase subunit N, whose translation MNPALVFPDVSLAPLLPILITLLGAIAATLLGFYLPRRAVTLVSMVALVLSGISMASLWNRGLSAFSGSLQADNVALSLGLIILIGSLMTLLVSFDSAVRAHLSFPEFDALLLYAVTGTLIIAFSGDLVTMLIGLEVMSLSGYVIATLQGSRRSEEAGMKYFLLGAVGSAILIYGIALVYGATGTLSYVGIRDATSGLQVQNVGLLVVGALMLLCGFGFKVALAPFHQWTPDLYGGAPTTVGLFLSTVVKVAAFAGMLRVFGGAMQNVPAWASVLQVLIAATLVIGNLAALFQTNFKRLMAYSAVAHTGFLALALLGNPATGGPALTYYLLVYTLMTAAAFAVLGALQRSEEGFSIDDMRGLFYRHPAYAVALAVCLGSLAGLPPFAGFMGKYLAFQAAFQAGYVGLTVIAAMGSVAALIYYLRPAMLMFMPDRTPAREFPGERTPTTAAIALGVVGVTVLGVLPNVAYGLVANPAIWTILAGR comes from the coding sequence GTGAATCCGGCATTGGTGTTCCCCGACGTTTCGCTGGCCCCCCTGCTTCCGATCCTGATTACCTTGCTGGGCGCCATCGCCGCGACCCTGCTGGGCTTTTACCTGCCGCGCCGGGCCGTCACGCTGGTCAGCATGGTGGCGCTGGTGCTCTCGGGCATCAGCATGGCCTCGCTGTGGAACCGGGGCCTGAGCGCCTTCAGCGGCAGTTTGCAGGCCGACAACGTGGCGCTCTCTCTGGGCCTGATCATCCTGATCGGCTCGCTGATGACCCTGCTGGTGAGTTTCGACAGCGCCGTACGCGCCCACCTGTCGTTTCCCGAATTCGACGCCTTACTGCTCTACGCCGTGACCGGCACGCTGATCATCGCTTTCTCCGGCGACCTGGTGACCATGCTGATCGGCCTGGAGGTGATGAGCCTGTCCGGCTACGTCATCGCCACCCTGCAGGGCAGCCGCCGCTCCGAGGAAGCCGGCATGAAGTACTTCCTGCTCGGCGCGGTGGGCAGCGCCATCCTGATCTACGGCATCGCACTGGTCTACGGCGCGACCGGCACCCTGAGCTACGTGGGCATTCGCGACGCCACCTCCGGCCTGCAGGTGCAGAACGTCGGGTTGCTGGTGGTCGGCGCCCTGATGCTGCTGTGCGGCTTCGGCTTCAAGGTGGCGCTGGCGCCCTTCCACCAGTGGACGCCGGACCTCTACGGCGGCGCGCCGACCACCGTGGGCCTGTTTCTGAGCACGGTGGTCAAGGTGGCGGCCTTCGCCGGCATGCTGCGCGTGTTCGGCGGGGCCATGCAGAACGTGCCGGCCTGGGCCAGCGTACTGCAGGTGCTGATTGCCGCCACCCTGGTGATCGGCAATCTGGCGGCGTTGTTCCAGACGAACTTCAAACGCCTGATGGCCTACTCGGCGGTGGCGCACACCGGCTTTCTGGCGCTGGCCCTGCTGGGCAATCCGGCGACCGGCGGCCCGGCCCTGACCTACTACCTGCTGGTCTACACCCTGATGACGGCCGCCGCCTTCGCGGTGCTGGGTGCCCTGCAGCGCAGCGAGGAAGGTTTTTCCATCGACGACATGCGCGGGCTGTTCTACCGCCACCCGGCCTACGCGGTGGCGCTGGCGGTCTGCCTCGGCTCGCTGGCGGGCCTGCCGCCGTTCGCGGGCTTCATGGGCAAGTATCTGGCGTTTCAGGCGGCGTTCCAGGCCGGTTACGTGGGTCTGACCGTGATCGCCGCGATGGGCAGCGTGGCGGCGCTGATCTACTACCTGCGCCCCGCCATGCTGATGTTCATGCCCGACCGCACCCCGGCCCGCGAATTTCCCGGCGAGCGCACCCCCACCACCGCCGCCATCGCGCTGGGTGTGGTGGGCGTCACGGTGCTGGGCGTGCTGCCCAACGTCGCCTACGGTCTGGTCGCCAACCCGGCGATCTGGACGATTCTGGCCGGCCGCTAG
- a CDS encoding HAD family hydrolase: MTTSLQAAILDLDGTLIDSNDAHARAWVTSLKRHGFDIPFERVRPLIGMGGDKLIPELTGLDPESETGKALTQGWGDAFKPMIPSLQATPGARELVAGLRELGWKLMLGSSGEDEVVEQELEHLGLEDLKNSRVTSSEVEESKPDADILAVALRKLGVPAGAALMVGDTKYDAEAARRAGVRCVLLRCGGNPDLPGEVYASPADLLGALRSGDWGR, translated from the coding sequence ATGACCACTTCTCTGCAGGCCGCCATTCTCGACCTCGACGGCACCCTGATCGACAGCAACGACGCCCACGCCCGCGCCTGGGTCACGTCTCTCAAGCGGCACGGCTTCGACATTCCTTTCGAACGGGTGCGCCCGCTGATCGGCATGGGCGGCGACAAGCTCATTCCCGAACTCACCGGTCTGGACCCCGAGAGCGAGACCGGCAAGGCGCTCACCCAGGGCTGGGGGGACGCCTTCAAACCGATGATCCCTTCGTTGCAGGCCACCCCCGGCGCCCGCGAACTCGTCGCCGGGCTGCGCGAACTCGGCTGGAAGCTCATGCTCGGCAGCAGCGGCGAGGACGAGGTGGTGGAGCAGGAACTCGAGCACCTGGGTCTGGAAGACCTGAAGAACTCGCGGGTCACGTCCAGCGAGGTGGAGGAGAGCAAGCCCGACGCCGACATCCTGGCGGTGGCGCTCAGGAAACTCGGCGTGCCGGCAGGGGCGGCGCTGATGGTGGGCGACACCAAGTACGACGCCGAGGCTGCCCGCCGAGCCGGGGTGCGCTGCGTGCTGCTGCGCTGCGGAGGCAACCCCGATTTGCCGGGTGAAGTCTATGCCAGCCCGGCCGATCTGCTCGGTGCCCTGAGAAGCGGCGACTGGGGCCGCTGA